One Fusarium poae strain DAOMC 252244 chromosome 4, whole genome shotgun sequence DNA window includes the following coding sequences:
- the MET7 gene encoding Folylpolyglutamate synthetase (BUSCO:14063at5125) has protein sequence MPVIDLGESIPSDTAHAVSVSLPTWKANVGYEEGEDWVVNRMTTGYPRFFVHRGIQAFAKEIVDRYGSPGQQAMLFPTPRVANRCLDFIVQRISPELASQVRIFDFALDKSKELSPVLKKLTSTISAVLYPSEVFPIAKQYWQHTGEGTSSRRAEFCHGLFNDDLLIPAVRTRTPPEAVQSRPFRGPRRYTRPGSVDGVSSPVPSAHKRTSPDTPVDSIESSTFLEERFGRNLDLSMVERAKSAIRRRIAGAMAHEVDMNNGPLPAMTFNTRGIPSLEETDVYLYPAGMNAIFNAHRALLHAREPAESINFGFPYVDTLKILQKFGPGCLFYGHASPEDLDDLEARLEKGERYLGLFCEFPGNPLLTCPDLARIRKLADEYDFAVVIDETIGTFANINVLPVADIVVSSLTKIFSGDSNVMGGGLVLNPDSKYYRALKAAMEEIYEDNYWPEDVVFMERNSRDYESRVVRINANSDAICEVLRNHPLVKRIYYPKSNDSRDHYEKVRLPDGGYGGLLSVVFQRKECAQAFFDALPLAKGPSLGTNFTLVSPYVLLAHYQELEWAESFGVDPYLIRVSVGLEDTSELGDIFTDALKAAEAMTAMC, from the exons ATGCCAGTGATTGACCTAGGCGAATCCATCCCTTCTGATACAGCACAT GCTGTCAGTGTCTCTCTTCCAACTTGGAAAGCCAATGTTGGGTACGAGGAAGGTGAGGATTGGGTCGTGAACCGTATGACTACAGGTTACCCTCG CTTTTTCGTTCACAGAGGCATCCAGGCTTTTGCCAAAGAAATCGTGGATCGTTATGGTAGTCCTGGTCAGCAAGCTATGCTCTTCCCTACACCGCGAGTAGCAAATCGGTGTCTGGATTTTATAGTCCAACGGATCTCACCTGAGCTGGCGAGTCAGGTCCGCATCTTCGACTTTGCTCTTGACAAGTCAAAGGAGCTCTCTCCTGTATTGAAAAAACTCACATCTACCATCTCTGCTGTGCTTTATCCCTCTGAGGTATTTCCTATTGCGAAGCAATACTGGCAACACACTGGCGAGGGTACTTCCAGCAGACGTGCTGAGTTTTGCCATGGCCTATTCAATGATGATCTTCTTATCCCGGCTGTCCGTACGCGTACCCCTCCCGAGGCCGTTCAAAGCAGGCCCTTCCGCGGTCCGAGACGCTACACTCGCCCTGGCTCAGTCGATGGTGTTTCTTCTCCAGTACCTTCAGCACATAAACGAACTTCCCCGGATACTCCAGTGGATTCTATCGAGAGTTCGACATTCCTCGAGGAACGCTTTGGCAGAAATCTTGACCTGTCCATGGTCGAGCGTGCCAAGTCGGCAATTCGCAGACGTATTGCGGGTGCTATGGCTCACGAGGTAGACATGAACAACGGTCCACTACCAGCCATGACATTCAACACTCGCGGCATACCCAGCCTCGAAGAGACCGACGTCTACCTTTACCCTGCTGGCATGAACGCCATCTTCAACGCTCATCGTGCGCTGCTCCATGCAAGAGAGCCAGCCGAGAGTATCAATTTTGGTTTTCCTTACGTCGACACGCTCAAGATCCTCCAAAAGTTTGGCCCTGGCTGTCTTTTCTATGGACACGCATCACCTGAAGATCTTGATGACCTGGAGGCTCGATTAGAAAAGGGCGAGCGGTACCTAGGCCTCTTCTGCGAGTTCCCTGGCAACCCCCTTTTGACGTGTCCCGACCTTGCTCGTATCCGCAAACTTGCCGATGAGTACGATTTCGCTGTTGTGATTGACGAAACAATAGGCACATTTGCCAACATCAACGTCCTCCCCGTTGCAGACATTGTTGTCAGCAGCTTAACCAAGATTTTCTCTGGCGATTCCAATGTTATGGGCGGAGGTCTTGTCCTCAATCCTGATAGTAAGTATTACCGAGCGCTCAAGGCAGCCATGGAGGAAATCTACGAGGATAATTACTGgcctgaggatgttgtcttCATGGAAAGGAACAGCCGCGATTATGAATCTCGTGTGGTACGCATCAACGCAAACTCGGACGCTATTTGTGAGGTGCTGCGGAACCATCCCCTTGTGAAGCGCATCTACTACCCCAAATCCAATGATTCCAGAGACCACTACGAAAAGGTCCGGCTTCCTGACGGAGGATACGGTGGTCTACTATCTGTTGTGTTCCAACGCAAGGAGTGCGCTCAGGCATTCTTTGACGCCTTGCCGCTCGCCAAGGGGCCGAGTTTGGGAACCAACTTCACACTGGTATCGCCGTATGTTCTTCTGGCACACTATCAAGAACTGGAATGGGCTGAGTCATTTGGTGTCGATCCGTATCTTATTCGTGTCAGCGTTGGATTAGAAGACACGTCAGAGCTTGGTGACATATTCACAGACGCCCTGAAGGCGGCCGAAGCTATGACAGCTatgtgttga
- a CDS encoding hypothetical protein (BUSCO:24259at5125), whose amino-acid sequence MAPSHHSPSFKSLPSRDNISPGIFLTDSYSQLPATPKGLTPLTSKVTSVLSTTHSDAEFRDALSLLDERGIRNDAESRRRIRLDFQREVIDSNGEVIAEFGRVAEQLRRIKTTIDKLNNGYETMKSQVVEAHRQTLPALSESSSLLEQKKQVEVKQQLLGAFRKHFIMSDNEVAALTQTAEPVDDPFFDALSKAKKISKDCEILLGFETQTLGLELMEQMSKNINLGFQKLYKWIQREFKTLNLENPQMNSSIRRALRVLAERPSLFQNCLDFFSEARERILSDSFYTALTGTSPSGAEDPSVKPIDMLAHDPLRYVGDMLAWAHSATVSEREALEILFVAEGEELAKGLKSGRDAEIWRLVAEDDEAEADFNALKALNDLVDRDISGAARVLRQRMEQIIQANEDTISAYKLANLINFYHITFQKTLGSNSNLVDLIGGLETEALRQFRALVRDHIATLQGEFQHAPSDLGPPSFLQDSLKQFKAIAKTYDSSLSASEDREGEFENVLAEAFEPFMAGCENMINGMNTKNGGIFLANCLSSAVACLEPFEFTHRRTKQLREKLDEQAKELVTSQYQFFRKGSGLDAIFSKLEEDDDKSATSLDEKALAQASHILDDFLPSALMDAMENLKHLQDSKLARRITEEAAEQFCNDFEQLEEVITEGDSESVDSEDEGLRSIFPRTTAELRVLLS is encoded by the exons ATGGCTCCTTCGCACCACTCTCCGTCATTCAAGAGCCTTCCTTCAAGGGACAATATCAGTCCTGGCATTTTTTTGACGGATAGCTACTCACAACTCCCAGCTACTCCTAAAGGTCTCACGCCTCTCACGTCCAAGGTTACTAGTGTTCTCTCGACCACACATTCCGATGCTGAGTTTCGGGACGCACTGTCTCTTCTTGACGAACGTGGGATTCGCAACGACGCCGAAAGTCGCCGGCGTATCCGTCTGGACTTTCAGAGAGAAGTTATTGATAGCAACGGCGAGGTCATTGCCGAATTTGGGCGTGTAGCAGAG CAACTCAGGCGGATCAAAACAACTATCGACAAACTCAATAATGGGTACGAAACAATGAAAAGCCAAGTTGTCGAGGCTCATAGACAGACCTTACCGGCACTCTCTGAGTCATCTTCTCTACTAGAGCAGAAAAAACAAGTCGAGGTCAAGCAGCAGCTTCTTGGAGCTTTCAGGAAACATTTCATCATGTCTGACAATGAAGTCGCTGCCTTGACACAGACGGCCGAACCGGTAGATGACCCTTTTTTTGATGCATTGAGCAAAGCGAAAAAGATCAGCAAGGACTGTGAAATCCTACTCGGTTTCGAAACACAGACACTAGGACTGGAGCTTATGGAGCAAATGTCGAAGAACATCAACCTTGGCTTCCAGAAACTTTACAAGTGGATTCAGCGAGAGTTCAAGACCTTGAATCTTGAAAATCCGCAAATGAACTCGTCGATCCGCCGGGCGCTTCGGGTCCTTGCTGAGCGGCCCTCACTGTTCCAGAATTGCCTCGATTTCTTTTCCGAGGCGCGAGAGAGAATACTTTCAGACTCGTTTTACACTGCATTGACTGGTACCTCACCATCAGGAGCTGAGGATCCGTCTGTCAAACCAATCGATATGCTGGCGCATGACCCGTTGCGCTATGTTGGAGACATGCTAGCCTGGGCCCATTCAGCTACCGTTAGCGAacgtgaggcgttggaaaTTCTCTTCGTCGCAGAGGGAGAGGAACTGGCCAAGGGACTCAAATCCGGACGAGATGCCGAGATATGGCGTCTTGTTGCCGAAGACGACGAAGCCGAAGCCGACTTTAATGCGCTCAAAGCACTGAATGATCTGGTAGATCGCGATATATCTGGCGCTGCTCGTGTTCTTCGTCAACGGATGGAGCAGATAATCCAGGCCAATGAGGACACCATATCGGCCTATAAACTGGCAAACCTCATCAACTTTTACCACATTACTTTCCAGAAAACCCTTGGTTCCAACTCTAACTTGGTAGACCTGATCGGAGGATTGGAGACCGAAGCACTGAGACAATTCCGAGCCTTGGTAAGAGACCACATCGCAACTCTCCAGGGCGAATTTCAACATGCTCCATCCGACCTTGGCCCACCCAGTTTTCTCCAAGACTCGCTCAAACAATTCAAGGCTATAGCCAAAACCTATGACTCCTCGTTATCTGCCTCGGAAGATCGCGAAGGCGAGTTCGAGAACGTGTTGGCAGAGGCTTTCGAACCATTCATGGCTGGCTGTGAGAATATGATTAATGGCATGAACACAAAGAATGGCGGGATTTTCCTCGCCAACTGCCTGTCTTCGGCAGTGGCATGCCTAGAACCATTCGAATTTACGCATCGCAGGACCAAGCAGCTGCGCGAGAAATTAGATGAGCAGGCTAAAGAGCTTGTTACTAGCCAGTACCAATTCTTTCGAAAGGGTTCGGGACTGGATGCTATCTTTTCGAAATTGGAGGAGGACGATGACAAAAGTGCCACGTCCTTGGATGAGAAAGCTCTAGCTCAGGCAAGCCATATACTGGACGACTTTCTCCCATCGGCACTTATGGACGCTATGGAAAACCTGAAACACCTCCAGGATTCTAAATTAGCACGGCGAATTACTGAGGAGGCGGCTGAACAGTTCTGCAACGACTTTGAGCAACTAGAGGAAGTCATAACAGAAGGAGATAGTGAATCCGTCGACTCAGAAGACGAGGGGCTGCGGTCCATTTTCCCCAGAACAACGGCAGAACTCCGTGTCCTACTCTCTTAA
- the EMG1 gene encoding 18S rRNA pseudouridine methyltransferase (BUSCO:43235at5125) translates to MSSPERRTAGVKRPRTQSLPPPSLPQLVAEQSTPIPPTDKDSQRLIVVLSNASLETYKASHGGTSRNREDKYSLLNSDEHIGVMRKMNRDISDARPDITHQCLLTLLDSPINKAGKLQIYIHTAKGVLIEVSPSVRIPRTFKRFAGLMVQLLHRLSIRSTNSNEKLLRVIQNPITDHLPPNCRKVTLSFDAPLVKVREWVESSNSKDSICVFVGAMAKGEDNFADSLVDEKISISNFSLSASVACSKFCHAAEDVWDIM, encoded by the exons ATGTCCTCGCCCGAGCGTCGAACTGCTGGAGTCAAGCGACCTC GCACTCAGTCTCTTCCTCCCCCCTCGCTTCCTCAGCTGGTTGCCGAGCAGAGCACCCCCATCCCCCCTACGGATAAGGACTCTCAGCGTCTGATTGTTGTCTTGTCCAATGCCAGTCTTGAGACCTACAAGGCGTCTCACGGCGGTACCAGCCGCAACCGTGAGGACAAGTATTCTCTGCTCAACAGCGATGAGCACATTGGCGTCATGCGTAAGATGAATCGGGACATTAGCGATGCGCGTCCCGACATCACCCATCAG TGTCTACTCACCCTCCTGGATTCCCCAATCAACAAGGCCGGCAAGCTCCAAATCTATATCCATACCGCCAAGGGCGTCCTGATTGAGGTCTCTCCCTCAGTCCGCATTCCCCGAACGTTCAAGCGTTTTGCCGGTCTCATGGTGCAGCTTCTGCACCGCCTGTCTATTCGCTCCACCAACTCTAACGAGAAGCTGCTTCGCGTGATTCAGAACCCCATCACTGACCACCTGCCGCCTAACTGCCGCAAAGTTACGCTGAGCTTCGATGCACCACTTGTCAAGGTTCGTGAGTGGGTTGAATCTTCGAATTCCAAGGACAGTATTTGTGTTTTCGTCGGTGCGATGGCCAAGGGTGAGGATAACTTCGCCGACTCTCTTGTGGATGAGAAGATTTCTATCAGCAACTTTTCTCTGTCTGCCAGTGTTGCTTGCAGCAAGTTCTGTCACGCTGCTGAAGATGTTTGGGACATTATGTAA
- a CDS encoding hypothetical protein (TransMembrane:1 (o283-302i)) has product MTVPFVEVSHLASSSSFYSATLQILGLRYLNESRDPSSSIGTVTYGLTAGVTKTGGKHRQALTDGRGEEIKGPQPVLQIREVSRPFDPVRISTVVIAVPAPGQIVDFYEAALTANPWLAIQTDGDPIYAGGPSPRPRLGIDGGETPRRATVRDLDGNTIQVVYRQPTCPRDYYGRVIEWTYDGATHSTYTTTTHITRKTTHTRNRSLSQPQLQPVASARSSSSSIDGLPPFQPRQSPAKHGPNTVTAAEMAQRAAARPEKEDEPVSVSPRQSSNNNGLSTTTVVGAILGVAAAGAALTYGFASHAAKERERKPRQEYEAQAPQLPRRSTFPEKAPPVHKLHHEERRTVYGDHPPNTSQYPPKALPYRGHGGFPPPEVYPEGYPFQQNMQNDYAPRKMSHHNSYPPKNLGYTDEDSSEDSPDEPPPRQIQYLTQVPYNEENPWTSDPRARSRSRTRSVAKSTARSVAAKSAAPSTRTVTKSTARSVAPSRARSPSQAPDEGYETTQSRRPSRHPEDAYEFTETRSRHSSRVRDDGFEPRSRRSSRPPPSDVYDRRSRRSSRPPPEDGFERSRRSSRPPVTEKPRSMRARSEVGVSRSKSVVLADDLQSEAPVDRKYDDRQSHAGSRPPKSSRSVVRGNRPTYDDERTYVSTRSRPSSRAPRRSSRTEVDDDIMEAPEVPEVPDAPEIPLDPNIYEVPDDMMPRGQARSRYNAPRMASGPEYQHMGFPGKAQSYISARDVCLPMSGVGSSHAEWDDDMVSVAPSDSISCVGMKPSRRSRKIR; this is encoded by the coding sequence ATGACTGTACCGTTTGTTGAGGTGTCGCACCTggcatcatcctcgtctttcTACTCAGCCACACTTCAAATACTGGGCCTGCGATACCTGAATGAATCTCGCGATCCAAGTTCATCAATCGGAACAGTCACTTACGGACTTACAGCTGGCGTCACCAAGACTGGAGGCAAACATCGCCAAGCCTTGACCGACGGGCGAGGAGAGGAAATAAAAGGGCCTCAGCCAGTGCTTCAAATTCGGGAGGTGTCTCGCCCTTTCGACCCTGTCAGGATTTCCACGGTTGTTATTGCGGTACCAGCCCCAGGACAGATCGTTGACTTTTACGAGGCCGCTCTCACCGCGAATCCGTGGCTGGCCATTCAGACCGACGGTGACCCAATCTATGCTGGCGGCCCCAGCCCCAGACCTCGTCTAGGCATCGATGGCGGTGAAACACCCAGGCGGGCAACAGTACGTGACCTTGATGGCAACACTATCCAGGTCGTCTACCGTCAGCCTACATGTCCCCGAGATTATTACGGTCGAGTAATCGAATGGACCTACGACGGTGCTACTCATTCGACTTATACAACCACAACCCACATCACTCGTAAAACAACACATACCAGGAACCGCTCCTTGTCTCAGCCACAGCTACAACCTGTTGCTTCCGCTCGttcgtcctcctcttctatTGATGGGCTTCCACCCTTTCAGCCCCGTCAGTCTCCCGCCAAACACGGTCCTAACACCGTCACAGCTGCCGAGATGGCCCAACGTGCCGCCGCTCGCCCCGAGAAGGAAGACGAACCAGTATCTGTTTCGCCTCGACAAAGCTCCAATAATAACGGCCTCAGTACCACGACGGTCGTGGGCGCCATTCTAGGAGTCGCCGCTGCTGGTGCAGCTCTTACATATGGCTTTGCAAGCCACGCCGCTAAGGAACGAGAACGAAAACCAAGACAGGAATACGAAGCCCAGGCCCCCCAGCTCCCCCGACGTTCGACCTTCCCCGAAAAGGCCCCGCCAGTTCACAAACTGCATCATGAAGAGCGCCGAACCGTATACGGTGACCATCCTCCTAATACCTCACAATATCCTCCTAAAGCATTGCCCTACAGAGGTCATGGTGGCTTCCCACCTCCAGAGGTATACCCAGAAGGCTATCCATTCCAGCAGAATATGCAGAACGACTACGCACCCCGCAAAATGTCTCACCACAACTCGTACCCACCAAAGAACCTTGGGTATACCGACGAGGATAGCAGTGAAGACTCTCCGGACGAGCCGCCACCCCGCCAAATACAGTATCTAACTCAAGTCCCCTACAACGAAGAGAACCCATGGACTTCTGATCCCCGAGCCAGGAGTAGGAGCAGAACCCGAAGCGTGGCAAAGAGTACGGCAAGGAGCGTTGCCGCAAAAAGTGCTGCCCCAAGCACAAGAACCGTTACGAAGAGCACTGCACGAAGTGTTGCTCCCTCTCGAGCTCGATCGCCAAGCCAGGCTCCTGATGAAGGTTATGAGACAACCCAAAGTCGGCGCCCGTCAAGGCACCCAGAAGACGCTTACGAGTTTACTGAAACACGTAGTCGCCATTCTTCGAGAGTTCGTGACGACGGGTTTGAGCCACGCAGCCGCCGCTCATCTAGGCCCCCTCCTAGCGACGTCTATGATAGGCGCAGTCGTAGGTCATCACGACCACCACCGGAAGATGGTTTCGAGAGAAGTCGGCGATCATCAAGGCCCCCTGTGACAGAGAAACCACGCAGTATGCGTGCACGTAGCGAAGTAGGGGTTAGCCGTAGCAAGTCTGTTGTATTGGCCGACGATCTTCAAAGCGAGGCGCCCGTGGACCGCAAATACGACGATCGCCAAAGTCACGCAGGCTCACGCCCACCCAAGTCATCGCGATCGGTTGTTCGTGGTAATCGGCCTACGTATGACGATGAGCGAACATACGTTTCTACCCGATCTCGCCCATCTTCCCGAGCTCCTCGTCGTTCCTCACGTACCGAGGTGGATGATGATATCATGGAAGCACCAGAGGTGCCCGAAGTGCCTGATGCTCCCGAGATTCCTCTGGATCCCAATATCTACGAAGTTCCTGATGACATGATGCCAAGGGGGCAGGCCAGAAGTCGATATAATGCGCCTCGGATGGCTAGTGGGCCTGAGTACCAACATATGGGCTTCCCAGGCAAGGCTCAGAGCTACATCTCGGCCAGGGATGTCTGTTTGCCGATGAGCGGCGTTGGCAGCAGTCACGCTGAATGGGACGACGATATGGTCAGTGTTGCTCCTAGTGACAGTATCAGCTGTGTCGGTATGAAGCCGAGTAGACGAAGCCGCAAGATACGATAA
- the ATG9 gene encoding autophagy protein atg9 (TransMembrane:5 (o253-274i423-447o513-534i546-564o612-631i)) — protein sequence MASNIFSRITSPSRGSQSFYQQLRSGEDPEYDPGLDEDNLGHRFDDFQTEGLDIGDSRMTVESAALGSKGKGKATFRPTAHTRSPGRTSPRWQQDDEADNEVPASLLMEPKDVDPPMSTPSKRATNPRNSQTPTSAGPSSARIRAQWEAVTTQQQLHQDDPYNVSIGPQPIPFARGTMLNNPREKAMWRWVNTSNLDSFMRDVYDYFEGGGLWCILCTNALWLFQCIDYSRVPNSRSLHEVTVPQCTRKMSGLWNFAIWLYTFFFIWKCVQYFVEIRRLTHIRDFYIYLLDIPEQDMQTISWQDVVARIMALREENPKTATNISPRLRQFMGSQSKERLDALDIANRLMRKENYLIAMINKDILDLSLPVPFLRGRQMFSKTMEWYLQYCILDMAFNELGQVQQDFLRPDRRRLLSQKLRQRFLFAGFLNLLFAPVVLAYVVIVYFFTYYYEYQKDPKQAAARKYTSLAEWKFRQFNELPHIFYERLHMSYPFATRYIDQFPKRITEAVARTIAFMSGAITAILAIGSVLDSELFLNFEITKDRPVIFYLGVFAAIWATTRGMVSEETLVFNPEYALRNVIEYTRYVPDHWKNKLHSTEVKQEFSELYKMKVVIFLEEMMGIITTPMLLLFSLPRCSDQIVDFFREFTIHVDGLGYVCSFAVFDFQKGPGNTGPQGPRPDVREDYYSTKHGKMAASYYGFLDNYAANPKTGIPGHLPPGPKPSFHPPPSFPGLGSPTLAADMQGSHVGRTGTETGRARSRVPGGRGTRIGAMPQPSPMASMLLDQHHQPPGGNMVARSLYASRYPRGYRGESQIIEETETSAMRRSGEDDELYEPGGALGESVWETSPARGVTRENSAANTEDPEAGVLGLIYQLQQTQRPRRGGGMV from the exons ATGGCCTCCAACATATTCTCCCGGATAACGTCCCCTTCGAGGGGGTCGCAGTCATTCTACCAACAACTACGCTCTGGGGAAGACCCCGAGTACGATCCCGGTCTTGATGAGGACAATCTTGGTCACCGGTTTGATGACTTTCAGACCGAAGGGCTCGATATCGGCGATAGTCGCATGACAGTCGAGAGCGCAGCACTGGGTTcgaaagggaaagggaaagcCACATTCCGACCAACAGCCCACACCCGAAGTCCTGGGAGAACATCGCCGCGATGGCAACAAGATGACGAAGCAGATAACGAGGTGCCCGCGTCGCTACTGATGGAGCCGAAAGATGTAGACCCGCCTATGTCAACTCCTAGCAAACGAGCAACCAATCCTAGAAACTCACAGACTCCAACAAGTGCAGGTCCGTCATCTGCACGAATAAGGGCCCAATGGGAAGCGGTGACCacacaacaacaactccaTCAGGACGACCCATATAATGTATCAATAGGACCGCAGCCAATACCATTTGCCAGAGGGACTATGCTGAACAATCCGAGGGAGAAAGCAATGTGGCGATGGGTCAACACCTCCAATTTGGACAGCTTCATGCGTGATGTCTACGATTATTTCGAGGGCGGAGGCCTCTGGTGCATTCTCTGTACCAATGCTCTATGGCTTTT TCAGTGCATTGACTATTCAAGAGTCCCCAATAGTAGGTCCTTGCATGAAGTCACCGTTCCGCAATGCACTCGCAAAATGTCTGGACTATGGAACTTTGCGATCTGGCTCTACACGTTTTTCTTCATCTGGAAGTGTGTTCAGTACTTTGTAGAGATACGCCGTCTTACTCACATCAGAGATTTTTACATCTATCTCCTTGACATACCAGAACAAGACATGCAAACTATCTCCTGGCAAGACGTTGTAGCCCGTATCATGGCACTCCGTGAGGAGAACCCAAAAACCGCAACAAACATCTCCCCGCGACTGCGACAATTCATGGGTAGCCAATCTAAGGAACGGCTTGATGCACTTGACATTGCCAATCGTCTTATGCGCAAGGAGAACTACCTCATAGCGATGATCAACAAGGATATATTGGATCTGTCCTTACCGGTGCCTTTCCTTCGTGGCCGTCAGATGTTCTCAAAAACCATGGAATGGTATCTACAATATTGTATCCTCGACATGGCCTTCAACGAACTCGGGCAGGTCCAGCAAGACTTTCTGCGCCCGGATCGTAGACGCCTACTAAGTCAGAAGCTGAGACAGCGCTTTTTATTCGCAGGTTTCCTCAATCTCTTGTTTGCTCCAGTTGTGCTAGCCTACGTTGTCATTGTCTACTTCTTCACATATTACTAC GAATATCAAAAGGACCCCAAACAAGCTGCGGCGCGTAAATACACATCCTTGGCAGAATGGAAGTTTCGCCAATTTAACGAGTTGCCACACATATTCTACGAGCGGCTGCACATGTCGTATCCATTCGCAACTCGATATATTGACCAATTTCCAAAAAGAATCACCGAAGCAGTCGCCCGAACTATAGCTTTCATGTCGGGCGCAATCACTGCCATTCTGGCAATTGGCTCTGTTCTCGATTCGGAGCTTTTCCTCAATTTTGAGATCACCAAAGACAGGCCTGTGATCTTCTATCTCGGTGTATTTGCTGCTATTTGGGCGACGACTCGCGGCATGGTATCCGAGGAAACACTGGTGTTCAATCCAGAATACGCACTGCGGAATGTCATCGAGTATACACGCTACGTGCCGGACCACTGGAAAAACAAACTCCATAGTACTGAGGTGAAGCAGGAGTTTTCGGAACTCTACAAGATGAAAGTGGTCATATTTCTGGAGGAGATGATGGGGATAATCACGACGCCCATGTTACTTCTATTCTCACTCCCCAGATGTAGTGACCAGATTGTTGATTTCTTCCGGGAATTCACAATTCATGTTGATGGACTCGGCTACGTCTGTTCGTTTGCAGTGTTCGACTTCCAAAAAGGTCCTGGTAATACCGGACCACAAGGGCCTCGACCAGACGTCCGCGAGGACTATTACTCCACAAAGCATGGGAAGATGGCGGCATCTTACTACGGTTTTCTCGATAACTACGCAGCAAACCCTAAGACTGGCATTCCTGGTCACCTTCCTCCAGGACCGAAACCATCATTTCATCCTCCACCGTCATTCCCAGGACTCGGTTCCCCAACATTGGCGGCAGATATGCAGGGTTCTCATGTTGGTCGGACAGGGACGGAGACGGGACGTGCCAGAAGTCGAGTCCCTGGTGGACGCGGCACACGTATCGGGGCTATGCCACAACCTTCTCCAATGGCGTCTATGCTACTAGATCAGCATCATCAACCTCCGGGGGGTAATATGGTCGCACGGAGTCTGTATGCATCAAGGTATCCACGAGGGTATCGGGGGGAGAGCCAGATTATCGAAGAGACTGAAACCAGTGCCATGAGGCGAAGCGGGGAAGATGATGAACTGTATGAGCCAGGAGGTGCGCTGGGTGAATCGGTATGGGAGACCTCCCCAGCAAGAGGTGTGACTCGTGAGAACAGTGCTGCCAATACTGAAGATCCAGAGGCAGGTGTACTGGGTCTGATCTACCAACTTCAACAGACTCAGCGCCCCCGGCGAGGCGGCGGAATGGTCTGA